One stretch of Methylococcus capsulatus DNA includes these proteins:
- a CDS encoding TonB-dependent receptor, whose protein sequence is MARFFESDIDMRKIMVCGIAALSFAQCAGAAEDTAQGAEAGTTSDKTVQLETVKVITDSPVGDSGVEEYKLPSRVQTVDAKELDQAESVTLPDYMNRFFGSVNVNDAQNNPFQPDVQYRGFVASPLLGLPQGLSIYVNGIRFNEPFGDTVNWDLIPEGAIDRMSLESGSNPVFGQNTLGGAISVRTKNGFTAPGYRAELFGGSWGRNSEEVETGWNNGEFGAYFHFRNFHEDGWREYSPTGVMQWFSTLSWKNSDRSNLNMNFAATDDNMVGNGAVPIQLYNQQPNAVFTYPDQTKTNLFLASLDGNHWLADDIELSGNAFFRQNLISTFNGDGSDYEPCADDPTYMCDDGGEGGQVYAIDGSPVASGPKVQGATNNFTQTNQRNYGGSLQAAFNQTLGGYDNRLLVGGVYNQGQVDYGADTELAALLNNRGTLGSGVILAEPRVRLHTSVYNYGVYLSDSFSLTHALTFTISGRYNLTQIELVDQLGTELNGKHSYDRINPSAGLTYNWRPELNFFGNFSQSNRAPTPLELSCADPALPCKLPNAFLSDPPLKQVVATTGEIGARGIFEDIDFGAGVEGDINWNATLFQTENSNDILFIAASGVYNNEGYFDNVGQTLRRGFELGVNAEFERFRLGLNYTLLDATFQTPFIENSPNNPYARDGLIYVQKGDHIPGIPQNMLKFNAAVTITEGLTAGTEIIYNSGQYLRGDEANLTAPLQDYAIVMLHGEYRYDEHFSMFFRVNNLFDTQYQTFGMYGNPREVLGPDYTNNRFVGPGSPRAAWAGIKLAF, encoded by the coding sequence ATGGCGCGATTTTTTGAGAGTGACATCGACATGCGCAAGATCATGGTGTGCGGCATCGCCGCCTTGAGTTTCGCCCAATGCGCCGGTGCAGCAGAGGACACCGCTCAGGGTGCTGAAGCCGGAACGACGTCGGACAAGACGGTGCAGCTGGAAACCGTCAAGGTCATCACCGACTCGCCTGTGGGTGATTCAGGAGTGGAGGAATACAAGCTGCCTTCCCGGGTCCAGACCGTCGACGCCAAGGAATTGGACCAGGCGGAAAGCGTCACCCTCCCGGATTACATGAACCGATTCTTCGGCAGCGTCAACGTCAACGACGCCCAGAACAACCCGTTCCAGCCGGACGTGCAGTACCGCGGCTTCGTCGCCTCGCCCTTGCTGGGGCTGCCGCAGGGGCTCTCGATTTACGTCAACGGCATTCGCTTCAATGAGCCCTTCGGCGACACGGTGAACTGGGACCTCATCCCGGAAGGCGCCATCGACAGGATGAGCTTGGAATCCGGCTCCAACCCGGTGTTCGGTCAGAACACGCTGGGCGGCGCAATCAGCGTCCGCACCAAGAACGGTTTCACGGCGCCGGGCTACCGGGCCGAACTGTTCGGCGGGTCGTGGGGCCGCAACTCGGAGGAGGTCGAGACCGGCTGGAACAACGGCGAGTTCGGTGCCTATTTCCATTTCCGCAATTTCCACGAAGACGGCTGGCGCGAATACTCCCCGACCGGCGTGATGCAATGGTTCTCCACCCTGAGCTGGAAAAACAGCGACCGCTCCAATCTCAACATGAACTTCGCGGCGACTGACGACAACATGGTCGGCAACGGCGCGGTTCCGATCCAGCTCTACAACCAGCAGCCCAACGCCGTCTTCACCTATCCGGACCAGACCAAGACCAACCTGTTCCTGGCCTCGCTGGACGGCAACCACTGGCTGGCCGACGACATCGAACTGTCCGGCAACGCCTTTTTCCGCCAGAACCTGATCAGCACCTTCAATGGCGATGGTTCGGACTACGAACCCTGTGCAGACGATCCCACTTATATGTGCGACGACGGCGGAGAGGGCGGACAAGTGTATGCCATCGATGGCAGCCCGGTCGCCAGCGGCCCCAAGGTGCAAGGCGCGACCAACAATTTTACCCAGACCAACCAGCGCAACTACGGCGGCAGCCTGCAGGCTGCGTTCAACCAAACGCTGGGCGGCTACGACAACCGCTTGCTCGTCGGCGGCGTCTACAATCAGGGCCAGGTCGATTACGGCGCCGACACCGAACTGGCTGCACTCTTGAACAACCGTGGCACCCTAGGCAGCGGCGTCATCCTCGCAGAGCCGCGGGTACGCCTGCATACCAGCGTCTACAACTATGGAGTCTATCTGAGCGATTCGTTTTCTCTCACGCACGCCCTGACGTTCACAATATCGGGCCGCTACAACCTGACCCAGATCGAGCTCGTCGACCAGCTCGGCACGGAGCTGAACGGCAAGCACAGCTACGACCGGATCAATCCTTCGGCAGGTTTGACCTACAACTGGCGGCCCGAACTCAATTTCTTCGGCAACTTCAGCCAATCCAACCGTGCTCCGACGCCGCTCGAACTCAGTTGCGCCGATCCCGCCCTGCCCTGCAAGCTGCCCAACGCCTTCCTGTCCGACCCACCTCTCAAGCAGGTGGTCGCGACCACCGGCGAAATCGGTGCTCGTGGCATCTTTGAGGACATTGATTTCGGAGCAGGAGTGGAGGGCGACATCAACTGGAACGCGACGCTGTTCCAGACCGAGAACAGCAACGACATTCTCTTCATCGCGGCCAGCGGCGTGTACAACAACGAGGGTTATTTCGACAACGTCGGCCAGACCCTGCGCAGGGGCTTCGAGCTTGGCGTCAACGCCGAGTTCGAGCGGTTCAGGTTAGGGCTGAACTACACCCTGCTCGACGCCACTTTCCAGACCCCGTTCATCGAGAACAGCCCGAACAACCCTTACGCCCGGGACGGCCTGATCTATGTGCAAAAAGGAGACCATATCCCCGGCATCCCGCAGAACATGCTGAAGTTCAACGCTGCCGTGACCATTACGGAAGGACTCACTGCCGGCACCGAGATCATCTACAACAGCGGGCAATATCTGCGCGGCGACGAAGCCAATCTGACTGCGCCGCTGCAGGACTACGCCATCGTCATGCTGCACGGCGAATACCGTTATGATGAGCATTTCTCGATGTTCTTCCGCGTCAACAACCTGTTCGACACGCAGTACCAGACGTTCGGCATGTACGGCAATCCTCGGGAAGTGCTGGGGCCTGACTACACCAACAACCGCTTCGTCGGGCCGGGTTCGCCCAGGGCGGCCTGGGCCGGCATCAAGCTGGCTTTCTGA
- the pyrC gene encoding dihydroorotase produces MDSITLTTPDDWHLHLRDGAAMADVVDHSARQFGRAVVMPNLKPPVTTVTAALEYRGRILAALPEDARFEPLMALYLTDATPADEVRRAAETPEIIGFKLYPAGATTHSEAGVTAIEKIQRALEALERHDVPLLVHGEVTDAEVDIFDREARFIESVLEPLVRRFPELRIVLEHVTTKEGVEFVQSCGSRIGATITAHHLLYNRNALLAGGIHPHHYCLPVLKRESHRQALVSAATSGNTHFFLGTDSAPHPRPHKESACGCAGCYTAFTAIELYALAFERAGALHKLERFASHNGADFYGLPRNRGTITLHRTPWQVPDTLPFGPHSLVPAMAGECLPWRAFRHSG; encoded by the coding sequence ATGGACTCGATCACGCTGACTACACCCGACGACTGGCATCTGCACCTGCGCGACGGCGCGGCCATGGCGGACGTCGTGGACCATAGTGCCCGCCAGTTCGGCCGCGCGGTCGTCATGCCCAACCTGAAGCCGCCGGTGACGACGGTGACGGCTGCGCTGGAATACCGTGGCCGTATCCTGGCGGCCCTGCCGGAAGACGCGCGCTTCGAGCCGCTGATGGCGCTTTATCTGACGGATGCCACCCCGGCCGATGAAGTCCGGCGCGCGGCCGAAACACCGGAAATCATCGGCTTCAAGCTCTACCCGGCCGGCGCCACGACCCACTCCGAGGCCGGCGTCACGGCCATCGAAAAGATCCAGCGGGCGCTCGAAGCCCTGGAACGGCATGACGTACCCCTGCTCGTCCACGGCGAGGTCACCGACGCGGAAGTCGACATTTTCGACCGGGAAGCGCGTTTCATCGAATCGGTTCTGGAACCGCTGGTCAGGCGCTTCCCGGAATTGCGCATCGTCCTGGAACACGTGACGACGAAGGAGGGTGTGGAGTTCGTGCAAAGCTGCGGCTCCCGAATCGGGGCCACCATCACGGCCCACCATCTGCTCTACAACCGCAATGCCTTACTGGCCGGCGGCATCCACCCTCACCATTACTGCCTGCCGGTGCTCAAGCGCGAATCCCACCGACAGGCACTGGTGTCGGCCGCGACCAGCGGCAACACCCACTTCTTTCTTGGCACCGACAGTGCCCCCCACCCCCGCCCACACAAAGAAAGCGCCTGCGGTTGCGCCGGCTGCTACACGGCGTTCACGGCCATCGAGCTCTACGCCCTCGCATTCGAGCGGGCCGGAGCGCTGCACAAGCTCGAGCGGTTTGCCAGCCACAACGGCGCCGATTTCTACGGCCTCCCCAGAAACCGTGGAACCATCACCCTGCACCGGACGCCATGGCAGGTTCCTGACACGCTGCCGTTCGGACCCCACAGCTTGGTTCCCGCCATGGCCGGCGAATGCCTTCCCTGGCGCGCATTCCGCCACTCGGGTTAA
- a CDS encoding MlaA family lipoprotein — MENSRIIRGRLAVAFIVVAGAAGCAADKAKQEEPGAGAPRTHVDSRDPWEEWNRGVQSFNDGLDDYFMKPVAKGYQWVTPKFVDKGVTNFFSNVDDVSVIANDLLQFKLLQTGQDLGRFLVNSTVGMAGFIDVADKLDLPKHYEDFDQTLAIWGVPSGPYLVLPVIGPGSPRGVVGFAGDTAANPINYITPSAIPWGAGAGRFVDVRADMLSATKIADEASVDRYEFIRNAYFQQRNYLIHDGNPPLEDDFGGGEGLEMEFELQGIEERANEATEKEKAKPVSP, encoded by the coding sequence ATGGAAAACTCTCGAATCATACGCGGCCGGCTGGCAGTGGCATTCATCGTCGTAGCAGGGGCGGCCGGTTGTGCGGCGGACAAGGCCAAACAGGAGGAGCCCGGCGCGGGCGCCCCCCGGACGCATGTGGATTCGCGCGACCCATGGGAGGAGTGGAACCGCGGTGTTCAGTCCTTTAACGACGGACTCGACGATTATTTCATGAAGCCCGTGGCCAAGGGCTATCAATGGGTCACTCCCAAATTCGTCGACAAGGGGGTCACGAATTTTTTCAGCAACGTCGACGACGTCTCGGTGATCGCGAACGATCTGCTCCAGTTCAAGCTGTTGCAGACGGGTCAGGACCTGGGGCGCTTCCTCGTCAACTCGACGGTCGGCATGGCGGGATTCATCGATGTGGCCGACAAACTCGATCTGCCCAAACACTACGAAGATTTCGACCAGACTTTGGCGATCTGGGGGGTACCATCCGGTCCCTATCTCGTACTGCCCGTGATCGGGCCGGGCTCGCCGCGCGGCGTGGTCGGGTTTGCTGGCGATACCGCGGCCAATCCCATCAACTACATCACACCATCAGCCATCCCTTGGGGTGCGGGTGCCGGGCGGTTCGTGGACGTCCGGGCCGACATGCTGAGTGCGACCAAGATCGCCGACGAGGCGTCGGTGGACCGTTACGAGTTCATCCGCAATGCCTATTTTCAGCAGCGGAACTATCTGATTCACGACGGCAATCCGCCACTGGAAGACGATTTTGGCGGCGGCGAGGGTCTGGAGATGGAATTCGAGCTGCAGGGCATCGAAGAACGCGCCAACGAAGCCACCGAGAAGGAAAAGGCAAAACCGGTATCGCCTTGA
- the rnt gene encoding ribonuclease T: MTSRKSPLARRFRSYLPVVVDVETSGFDPHTNALLEIAAVHLDMDESGNLHPVRTHQLHVKPFEGAKLDEAALSFNKINPFHPFRFAVDEREALSQIFDAVQQSIRQHGCTRAILVGHNPAFDIAFLNAASSRARIKKNPFHPFSTFDTATLGGLAYGQTVLARAAQAAGLSWDHQEAHSAAYDANQTARLFCTIVNRWKRMTELLPPE; encoded by the coding sequence ATGACTTCCCGCAAATCCCCCCTAGCCCGGCGCTTCCGGAGTTATCTGCCGGTCGTCGTCGATGTCGAAACCTCGGGTTTCGATCCGCACACCAATGCCCTGCTCGAAATCGCCGCAGTCCACCTGGACATGGACGAATCGGGAAATCTCCATCCCGTCCGCACCCATCAGCTGCATGTGAAGCCCTTCGAAGGTGCCAAGCTGGATGAGGCCGCGCTGAGCTTCAACAAGATCAATCCGTTTCATCCGTTCCGGTTCGCCGTGGATGAACGCGAGGCGCTGTCGCAGATTTTCGACGCCGTCCAGCAGTCCATCCGCCAGCACGGCTGCACGAGGGCGATCCTCGTGGGCCACAACCCGGCCTTCGACATCGCCTTTCTCAACGCCGCATCGAGCCGTGCCAGGATCAAGAAGAACCCCTTCCATCCTTTCAGCACGTTCGACACCGCGACCCTCGGGGGACTCGCCTACGGCCAGACCGTGCTGGCGCGAGCGGCGCAAGCGGCGGGGCTCAGCTGGGACCATCAGGAGGCCCATTCCGCAGCCTATGATGCCAACCAGACCGCCCGGCTGTTTTGCACCATCGTCAACCGCTGGAAGCGGATGACCGAACTCCTGCCGCCGGAGTGA
- the grxD gene encoding Grx4 family monothiol glutaredoxin codes for MDVIENIKRQIADNPVILYMKGTPDFPQCGFSGRAVQILDKCGVEYAFVNVFEAPEVRENLKQVSNWPTFPQLFVGGELVGGSDIMMELYESGELQKLLAGATKAGEQQV; via the coding sequence GTGGACGTGATCGAAAATATCAAGCGCCAGATCGCAGACAATCCCGTCATCCTGTACATGAAGGGGACGCCCGATTTCCCGCAATGCGGATTTTCCGGACGGGCCGTTCAGATTCTCGACAAATGCGGGGTGGAGTACGCTTTCGTCAATGTCTTCGAGGCGCCCGAAGTCCGTGAGAACCTGAAGCAGGTTTCCAATTGGCCGACGTTTCCTCAGCTGTTCGTCGGAGGGGAACTGGTCGGCGGCAGCGACATCATGATGGAGCTTTACGAGAGCGGCGAACTGCAGAAACTGCTTGCAGGGGCAACAAAGGCAGGAGAACAGCAGGTCTGA
- a CDS encoding aspartate aminotransferase family protein, with the protein MTSNIMPTYARQPVTFTHGEGAWLFDSEGKRYLDAVSGVAVCGLGHAHPAVAQALCDQAGRLVHCSNLYRIGLQEDLAKRLCDLSGMDNAFFCNSGAEANEAAIKIARRYGYQRGIDAPKIVVMDGSFHGRTLATLSATGNPKVQEGFAPLVGGFVRRPYGDADAVAAVDDPDVVAVLVEPVQGEGGVRIPPHDYLAHLKSLCERRGWLLMLDEVQTGMGRTGRMFGHQHAGVVPDVMTLAKALGNGVPIGACLARGTAAEMLTPGKHGSTFGGNPLACAAALAVIDTLTRQSLAQRAESLGRRLLDGFLARLGEHPGVTEIRGLGLMIGIETKRPCTELVGVALKQGLLINVTAERTVRLLPPLILTDAQADDLVERLSSLVAAHLGAVG; encoded by the coding sequence ATGACGAGCAACATCATGCCGACCTATGCCCGGCAACCCGTGACGTTCACCCATGGTGAGGGCGCCTGGCTTTTCGACAGCGAAGGCAAGCGTTACCTCGACGCCGTGTCCGGCGTCGCGGTCTGCGGCCTGGGCCACGCCCATCCGGCAGTCGCGCAGGCTTTATGCGATCAGGCTGGACGGCTGGTCCACTGCTCCAACCTCTATCGCATCGGGCTGCAGGAAGACCTGGCCAAACGCCTCTGCGACCTGAGCGGAATGGATAACGCCTTCTTTTGCAACTCCGGCGCCGAGGCCAATGAGGCCGCAATCAAGATTGCGCGGCGATACGGCTATCAGCGCGGTATCGACGCCCCGAAAATCGTCGTCATGGACGGGAGCTTTCATGGCCGCACGCTGGCCACGCTGAGCGCCACCGGCAACCCGAAAGTCCAGGAAGGATTTGCGCCGCTGGTCGGCGGCTTCGTGCGCCGGCCCTATGGCGACGCCGATGCCGTCGCCGCCGTCGATGATCCCGACGTCGTCGCCGTCCTGGTCGAACCGGTGCAGGGCGAAGGCGGAGTCCGTATTCCGCCTCACGACTACCTGGCGCATCTGAAATCACTGTGCGAGCGGCGCGGCTGGCTGCTGATGCTCGATGAAGTACAGACCGGCATGGGCCGTACCGGCCGGATGTTCGGCCACCAGCACGCCGGCGTCGTCCCGGACGTGATGACGCTGGCGAAAGCGCTCGGCAACGGCGTGCCAATCGGCGCCTGTCTCGCACGCGGCACGGCCGCGGAAATGCTCACACCCGGCAAGCACGGCTCCACCTTCGGCGGCAATCCGCTGGCCTGCGCCGCGGCCCTGGCAGTGATCGACACCCTGACCCGGCAGTCCCTGGCCCAGCGGGCGGAGAGCCTCGGCCGGCGATTGCTGGACGGCTTCCTGGCCCGCCTTGGTGAACATCCCGGGGTCACCGAAATCCGGGGACTGGGCCTCATGATCGGTATTGAAACCAAGCGGCCCTGTACCGAGCTCGTCGGGGTGGCCTTGAAGCAGGGCCTGCTCATCAATGTCACCGCAGAGCGGACCGTGCGCCTGCTCCCGCCCCTGATACTGACGGATGCCCAGGCCGACGATCTGGTGGAGCGACTGAGCTCCCTCGTCGCAGCCCATCTCGGCGCCGTCGGCTGA
- the argF gene encoding ornithine carbamoyltransferase, whose amino-acid sequence MKPRHLVTLRDLSSAEFRTLIARAIELKARKETYEPLKNKVLGMVFEKSSTRTRVSFEVGMAQFGGSSIFLSPRDTQLGRGEPIEDSARVLSRMVDCIMLRTHSHRTVEIFAEYSRVPVINGLTDRFHPCQLLADMQTYFEYRGDIAGKTVAWIGDGNNMCQTYVHAAELLDFQLRIACPPGYEPETDLIEAAGKRVEVGPDVRTAVVGADLVVTDVWASMGQESEQTERTGAFRSYQVNAALMALAHPDALFMHCLPAHRGEEVSAEVLEGPQSVVWDEAENRLHAQKALLEFLLTA is encoded by the coding sequence ATGAAACCGCGTCATCTCGTCACCTTGCGCGACCTCAGTTCCGCCGAATTCCGCACGCTGATCGCCCGCGCCATCGAACTCAAGGCCCGGAAGGAAACCTACGAACCCCTGAAAAACAAGGTCCTGGGAATGGTGTTCGAAAAATCTTCGACCCGTACGCGGGTATCGTTCGAAGTCGGCATGGCCCAGTTCGGCGGCAGTTCCATCTTCCTCTCACCACGGGATACGCAGCTCGGACGCGGCGAACCGATCGAGGATTCGGCACGGGTGTTGTCCCGCATGGTGGACTGCATCATGCTTCGCACCCATTCCCATCGCACCGTCGAAATCTTCGCCGAATACTCCAGAGTACCGGTAATCAACGGGCTGACCGACCGCTTCCACCCCTGCCAGCTTCTGGCGGACATGCAGACCTATTTCGAATACCGCGGGGACATCGCCGGCAAGACCGTCGCCTGGATCGGTGACGGCAACAACATGTGCCAGACCTACGTCCATGCCGCCGAACTGCTGGATTTCCAGTTGCGCATCGCCTGCCCTCCCGGATACGAACCCGAGACCGACCTGATCGAAGCAGCGGGAAAACGCGTCGAGGTCGGCCCGGACGTCAGGACCGCGGTGGTCGGCGCCGATCTGGTCGTGACCGACGTCTGGGCCAGCATGGGGCAGGAGAGTGAGCAGACCGAGCGCACTGGAGCGTTTCGAAGCTACCAGGTCAATGCCGCGCTCATGGCTCTGGCGCACCCCGACGCATTGTTCATGCACTGTCTCCCCGCCCACCGCGGCGAGGAAGTTTCCGCCGAGGTCCTGGAAGGTCCGCAAAGCGTGGTCTGGGACGAAGCCGAAAACCGGCTGCATGCCCAGAAAGCCTTGCTGGAATTCCTGCTGACGGCCTGA
- a CDS encoding TIGR04211 family SH3 domain-containing protein — protein sequence MPADVAPPAQTPKPRGGQVVLLKDFNEVKQKNLELKQKLAELENERKSLETELAGLRAGRDAAESSSRSLSSENERLMAELAAIRQTSANALQIEAERNRLRETLATVERDLEAKRLENQALAEDSRQRWFLIGAGVLAGGFLLGLIVPQLGWRRRSSWDSF from the coding sequence GTGCCGGCCGATGTTGCTCCACCGGCCCAGACCCCGAAACCCCGCGGTGGGCAGGTCGTTCTGCTGAAAGATTTCAACGAGGTCAAGCAGAAAAACCTTGAGCTCAAACAGAAGCTCGCCGAACTGGAAAACGAGCGTAAATCGCTCGAAACCGAACTCGCCGGCCTGCGGGCCGGGCGGGATGCGGCGGAATCGAGCTCCCGCAGTCTCAGCTCGGAAAACGAGCGCTTGATGGCCGAACTGGCCGCGATCCGGCAGACCTCGGCCAATGCCCTTCAGATCGAAGCGGAACGCAACCGCCTGCGGGAAACCCTGGCAACCGTCGAACGCGATCTCGAAGCCAAGCGTCTGGAGAACCAGGCACTGGCTGAAGACAGCCGGCAGCGCTGGTTCCTGATCGGCGCCGGCGTACTGGCCGGCGGCTTCCTGCTGGGCCTGATCGTTCCCCAGCTCGGCTGGCGCAGACGCAGTAGCTGGGATTCGTTTTGA
- the ilvD gene encoding dihydroxy-acid dehydratase, translating into MTDKHPRPHSSQVVDGMERAPSRAMLHAVGFTDADFAKPQIGIASTWAMVTPCNMHINKLAEDAARGVNGGGGKAVIFNTITISDGISMGTEGMKYSLVSREVIADSIETVVACQGYDGVVAIGGCDKNMPGCMIALARLNRPAVFVYGGTILPGCHGDKKLDVVSVFEAVGARANNRIDDAELHAIESKAIPGPGSCGGMYTANTMASAIEALGMSLPGSSAQVAISRAKELDCERAGAQVLKLMDLDLKPRDIMTKKAFENAITVVIALGGSTNAVLHLLAMANACGIDLTLDDFTRIGHKVPMLADLKPSGRYSMAELVEIGGIQPLMKTLLDAGLLHGDCMTVTGKTLAENLADAPDYPTGQDMIRPLNNPIKKDSHLVILRGNLAPEGAVAKITGKEGLSFTGAARVFDGEEQALKAILDGTVVKGDVIVIRYEGPKGGPGMREMLSPTSAVMGKGLGKEVALITDGRFSGGTHGFVVGHITPEAYTGGPLAIVRDGDTITIDAETRELTLHVADDEIGRRLAQWSQPAPRYTKGVLAKYARLVSSASEGAVTDNGL; encoded by the coding sequence ATGACCGACAAGCACCCCCGTCCCCATTCGTCCCAGGTCGTCGACGGCATGGAGCGTGCCCCGAGCCGCGCGATGCTGCACGCCGTCGGGTTCACCGATGCCGACTTCGCCAAACCACAGATCGGCATCGCTTCCACCTGGGCCATGGTGACCCCGTGCAACATGCACATCAACAAGCTGGCCGAGGACGCGGCACGCGGCGTCAACGGCGGCGGCGGCAAAGCGGTGATCTTCAACACCATCACTATCTCAGACGGCATCTCGATGGGCACCGAAGGGATGAAGTATTCCCTCGTGTCGCGCGAGGTCATCGCCGATTCCATCGAAACCGTTGTGGCCTGTCAGGGTTATGACGGCGTGGTCGCCATCGGCGGCTGCGACAAGAACATGCCCGGTTGTATGATCGCTCTCGCCCGCCTCAACCGCCCAGCGGTATTCGTCTACGGCGGCACCATCTTGCCGGGTTGCCACGGCGACAAGAAGCTGGACGTGGTGTCGGTATTCGAAGCGGTCGGCGCCCGCGCCAACAACCGCATCGACGATGCCGAACTGCACGCCATCGAATCCAAGGCCATCCCCGGGCCGGGCTCCTGCGGCGGCATGTATACCGCCAACACCATGGCATCCGCGATCGAGGCATTAGGAATGAGCCTGCCGGGCAGTTCGGCCCAGGTGGCCATTTCCCGTGCCAAGGAGCTGGACTGCGAGCGGGCGGGGGCACAGGTGCTCAAACTCATGGACTTGGATCTCAAGCCCCGCGACATCATGACCAAGAAGGCGTTCGAGAACGCCATCACGGTGGTGATCGCCCTGGGCGGCTCCACCAACGCCGTGCTGCACCTCCTGGCCATGGCCAACGCCTGCGGCATCGACCTGACACTCGACGATTTCACCCGCATCGGTCACAAAGTGCCGATGCTGGCGGATCTGAAACCCAGCGGTAGATACTCCATGGCCGAACTGGTGGAAATCGGCGGCATCCAACCGCTGATGAAGACATTGCTGGATGCGGGACTCCTGCACGGCGACTGCATGACCGTTACCGGCAAAACCTTGGCGGAAAACCTGGCCGACGCGCCCGACTACCCGACCGGACAAGACATGATCCGGCCGCTGAACAACCCTATCAAAAAGGATAGCCATCTGGTAATCCTCAGGGGCAACCTGGCGCCGGAAGGCGCGGTCGCCAAGATCACCGGCAAGGAAGGTCTGAGCTTCACCGGCGCCGCCCGCGTATTCGACGGCGAGGAACAGGCGCTCAAGGCCATCCTCGACGGCACCGTAGTGAAAGGCGACGTCATCGTCATCCGCTACGAGGGCCCCAAGGGCGGCCCCGGCATGCGTGAGATGCTCTCGCCGACCTCGGCGGTCATGGGCAAGGGGCTGGGCAAGGAGGTCGCGCTCATCACCGACGGCCGCTTTTCCGGCGGCACCCACGGCTTCGTGGTCGGCCACATCACGCCGGAAGCGTACACCGGCGGACCGCTGGCGATCGTTCGGGACGGCGATACCATCACCATCGATGCCGAAACCCGGGAACTGACCCTGCACGTCGCCGACGATGAAATCGGCCGGCGCCTGGCGCAGTGGAGTCAGCCGGCGCCGCGCTACACCAAGGGCGTGCTGGCCAAGTACGCCAGGCTGGTGAGCTCGGCCTCGGAAGGCGCCGTCACCGACAACGGTCTCTGA
- the argE gene encoding acetylornithine deacetylase — translation MARHLPPLREMIRALIARPSVSCTDPRFDESNRAVIDLLAEWAEALGFRVAIQPLAHGKANLIASLGPAECGGGLALSGHTDTVPCDPDRWHSDPFMAIEKDGRIYGLGSADMKSFFALALTAASDIDPAALHRPLLLVATADEESSMAGAKALLPVQLAPARRCVIGEPTGLKPIRMHKGVMMESIRVRGQAGHSSDPTLGANAIEGMHRLISELLVIREELQERYRNPAFAVPVPTLNLGAIRGGDNPNRICGQCELSIDLRPLPGMDTEELRNLLKQRLARALPASPRFELSVDSLFDGVPAFETRADAGLVRCCEHLSHARAGAVSFGTEAPFFSRLGMETVVLGAGYIEQAHQPDEYLPLDHIEPATAILRGLIERYCIRPVPAPLTEDASG, via the coding sequence ATGGCCCGGCACCTGCCGCCCCTGCGCGAGATGATCCGGGCCCTGATCGCCCGGCCTTCGGTCAGTTGCACCGACCCGCGCTTCGACGAGTCCAACCGGGCCGTGATCGACCTGCTGGCAGAATGGGCCGAAGCGCTGGGATTCCGGGTCGCGATCCAGCCTCTGGCACACGGCAAGGCCAACCTGATCGCCAGCCTCGGGCCGGCGGAATGTGGCGGAGGTCTGGCGTTGTCCGGCCATACCGACACGGTACCCTGCGATCCCGACCGCTGGCACAGCGACCCGTTCATGGCGATCGAAAAAGACGGCCGGATCTACGGACTCGGCAGCGCCGACATGAAATCCTTCTTTGCTCTGGCCCTGACCGCTGCGAGCGACATCGATCCAGCCGCTCTCCACAGACCCCTGCTGCTGGTCGCCACTGCGGACGAGGAAAGCTCCATGGCTGGCGCCAAGGCACTCTTGCCGGTCCAGCTCGCACCGGCCCGCCGCTGCGTGATCGGCGAACCGACCGGCCTCAAGCCCATTCGCATGCACAAGGGCGTCATGATGGAATCGATCCGCGTCCGCGGCCAGGCCGGACATTCGAGCGATCCAACCCTCGGCGCGAACGCCATCGAGGGCATGCACCGGCTGATTTCCGAACTGCTGGTCATCCGCGAGGAGCTGCAGGAGCGCTACCGCAATCCGGCCTTTGCCGTACCCGTGCCGACACTGAACCTCGGCGCCATCCGCGGCGGCGACAATCCCAACCGCATCTGCGGCCAATGCGAGCTGAGCATCGACCTGCGGCCTCTGCCCGGCATGGACACCGAGGAGCTCCGCAACCTGTTGAAGCAGCGGCTGGCACGAGCCTTGCCGGCCTCCCCCCGATTCGAGCTTTCCGTCGATTCCCTCTTCGACGGCGTGCCGGCTTTCGAAACCCGGGCGGATGCCGGGCTGGTGCGCTGCTGCGAGCATCTCAGTCACGCCCGGGCCGGGGCGGTGTCCTTTGGTACCGAGGCCCCCTTCTTTTCCCGGCTCGGTATGGAAACCGTGGTCCTGGGCGCCGGCTACATCGAGCAGGCCCACCAGCCCGACGAATACCTCCCGTTGGATCACATCGAGCCGGCGACGGCGATTCTCCGTGGCCTCATCGAACGCTATTGCATCAGGCCGGTTCCTGCACCCTTGACGGAGGACGCTTCGGGATGA